In Paraburkholderia bryophila, a single genomic region encodes these proteins:
- a CDS encoding amino acid racemase, with protein sequence MNRYRSLGVVTGAAQLASADVLCRMSAAWRRPGAMKPFDLVLEERSWQGPASQSAANATFKIHVFDTLRAFEKRGVDAIVLPCFLSHTFIDELSANIALPVANIMSALSAHVRQAFPSVRRIGVLTSDAIRDNGLFERYFEAARFDVLHPLNEAGVDCVTSAVYGDAGIRSGHFYGRPIELLRAACADLVAQGAEIIVPGLAEIALVARALDTRPVPLVDANLVYARYVAAAQFTQPERRFKVGVLGGVGPAATVDFMSKLVRNTPATRDQDHIKIMVEQNPQIPDRTDALLGRGTDPTLALYAACKTLEEGGADLIAIPCNTAHAFVEQIQPSLTIPIVNMLTCTADYLRDAFPDVREIGVLATTGTLASGVYESALEASGFVQIAPRAPAQTRLMNAIYGPNGAKAGSRSGECCEDLAAAIDDLVAQGVQVIVLGCTELPLLMRDTAPSGAGAGAGGQTVRFVDPTDVLARRCVAYALGASGALESAVEVIAPEVGAPAALTSESTAPQAAARDAKRVRGARTRVRTRVEGVFS encoded by the coding sequence ATGAATCGCTATCGTTCGCTGGGCGTTGTGACCGGCGCGGCGCAACTCGCCAGCGCCGACGTCTTGTGCCGGATGAGCGCGGCCTGGCGCCGGCCCGGCGCGATGAAGCCGTTCGATCTCGTGCTTGAAGAGCGGAGCTGGCAAGGTCCAGCTTCGCAGAGCGCGGCGAACGCCACCTTCAAGATTCACGTGTTCGACACGCTGCGCGCATTCGAAAAACGCGGCGTCGATGCGATCGTTCTGCCGTGCTTTCTCAGCCACACCTTTATCGACGAATTGTCGGCGAACATCGCGCTACCGGTTGCGAACATCATGAGCGCGCTGTCGGCGCACGTGCGCCAGGCGTTTCCGTCGGTGCGCCGGATCGGCGTGCTGACCTCCGACGCGATCCGCGACAACGGACTCTTTGAACGCTATTTCGAAGCCGCTCGCTTCGACGTGCTGCATCCGCTCAACGAAGCGGGCGTCGATTGCGTGACCAGCGCGGTGTACGGCGACGCGGGCATCCGCAGCGGTCACTTCTACGGTCGGCCGATCGAGTTGCTGCGTGCCGCTTGCGCGGACCTCGTCGCGCAAGGCGCCGAAATCATCGTGCCTGGTCTCGCGGAAATCGCGCTGGTGGCGCGCGCGCTCGACACGCGGCCGGTGCCGCTCGTCGATGCCAATCTGGTCTACGCGCGCTACGTTGCCGCGGCGCAATTTACGCAGCCGGAGCGGCGCTTCAAGGTGGGCGTGCTGGGCGGCGTCGGCCCGGCGGCTACCGTCGATTTCATGAGCAAGCTGGTGCGCAACACGCCCGCCACGCGCGATCAGGATCACATCAAGATCATGGTCGAACAGAATCCACAGATTCCGGATCGCACCGACGCGCTGCTCGGCCGTGGCACCGATCCGACGCTCGCGCTCTACGCCGCCTGCAAGACACTCGAAGAGGGCGGCGCGGATCTGATCGCGATTCCGTGCAATACGGCACATGCGTTCGTCGAACAGATCCAGCCGTCGCTGACCATTCCGATCGTGAATATGCTGACCTGTACCGCCGATTATCTGCGCGATGCGTTTCCCGACGTGCGTGAGATCGGCGTGCTGGCCACCACGGGCACGCTCGCCAGCGGCGTCTACGAAAGCGCGCTCGAAGCGAGCGGCTTCGTGCAGATCGCGCCGCGCGCACCCGCGCAGACGCGGCTGATGAACGCGATCTACGGGCCGAACGGCGCAAAGGCGGGCTCCAGGTCCGGCGAGTGTTGCGAGGATCTTGCCGCGGCGATCGACGATCTGGTCGCTCAGGGCGTGCAGGTGATCGTGCTTGGGTGTACGGAGTTGCCGCTGCTGATGCGTGATACCGCGCCGAGCGGCGCGGGCGCTGGCGCAGGTGGGCAGACGGTGCGCTTCGTCGATCCGACCGACGTGCTCGCTCGCCGCTGCGTGGCTTACGCGCTAGGCGCGAGCGGGGCGCTGGAAAGCGCGGTTGAGGTGATCGCGCCGGAGGTTGGCGCACCGGCGGCGCTCACGTCGGAGTCCACTGCGCCGCAAGCCGCCGCACGGGACGCGAAGCGCGTGCGTGGCGCACGCACGCGGGTCCGCACTCGCGTGGAAGGTGTGTTTAGCTAG
- a CDS encoding MFS transporter: MNREPDDHAAARQPTRAAAAAFVGTTIEWYDFYIYATASALIFGKLFFPGSDPFFATLASFGTFAVGFFARPFGGLVFGHLGDRIGRKKALVATLAIMGVGTVGIGFLPTYASAGVWAPVLLVLLRVAQGIAIGGEWGGAVLMASEHAPQGKRTFFASFAQLGSPAGLILSLIAFRAVASMDKDAFLSWGWRLPFLASALLLVVGLLIRVGVDESPEFKALKAQRRVAALPVAEVVRDAWRTLLLCLGANVIGVAGAWFVNTFMLNYTTQTLGLDRSLILDCLFVVAFIQLFTQLGSGWFAQRIGTGRFLKGAAALAMLSPYPMFALVSTGRPLAIVIGIALAVMCMSSSYAVMAGFMSTAFPVRVRYSAISLSYQVCAALAGGLTPLIGTVLAHRYPGAWWPLAVFYSVLAGISLVCIGTLERRKQGTTQAAVEAA; this comes from the coding sequence ATGAATCGCGAGCCAGACGACCACGCCGCAGCCCGGCAACCCACGCGCGCCGCAGCGGCGGCTTTCGTGGGCACCACCATCGAGTGGTACGACTTCTACATCTACGCCACGGCCTCCGCGCTGATCTTCGGCAAGCTGTTCTTTCCCGGCAGCGATCCGTTCTTCGCGACGCTGGCGTCGTTCGGCACCTTCGCGGTCGGCTTTTTCGCGCGACCGTTCGGCGGCCTGGTGTTCGGCCATCTCGGCGACCGCATCGGCCGCAAGAAAGCGCTGGTGGCCACGCTCGCGATCATGGGCGTTGGCACGGTCGGCATCGGCTTTCTGCCGACTTACGCGAGCGCCGGTGTGTGGGCGCCGGTGTTGCTGGTGCTGCTGCGCGTCGCGCAGGGCATCGCGATTGGCGGCGAGTGGGGCGGCGCGGTATTGATGGCGAGTGAACATGCGCCGCAGGGTAAGCGGACTTTCTTCGCGTCGTTCGCGCAGCTCGGCAGTCCGGCGGGTTTGATCCTGTCGCTGATCGCGTTTCGCGCGGTGGCGTCGATGGATAAGGACGCGTTTCTCAGCTGGGGCTGGCGCCTGCCGTTTCTCGCCAGCGCGCTGCTGCTGGTGGTCGGTCTGCTGATTCGCGTGGGCGTCGACGAATCGCCGGAATTCAAGGCGCTCAAGGCACAGCGCCGGGTCGCCGCGCTGCCGGTCGCCGAAGTGGTGCGCGACGCGTGGCGCACGCTGTTGCTGTGTCTCGGCGCGAACGTGATCGGCGTGGCCGGCGCGTGGTTCGTCAACACCTTCATGCTCAATTACACGACGCAGACGCTCGGCCTCGATCGCTCGCTGATTCTCGATTGTCTGTTCGTGGTCGCGTTCATCCAGTTGTTCACGCAACTAGGTTCGGGCTGGTTCGCGCAACGCATCGGCACCGGACGGTTCCTGAAAGGCGCGGCGGCGCTGGCGATGCTGTCGCCGTATCCGATGTTCGCGCTGGTCTCGACCGGCCGGCCGCTGGCGATCGTGATCGGCATCGCGCTGGCGGTAATGTGCATGTCGAGTTCGTATGCGGTGATGGCCGGCTTCATGTCGACCGCGTTCCCGGTGCGCGTGAGGTATTCAGCGATCTCGCTGTCGTACCAGGTGTGCGCGGCATTGGCCGGCGGCTTGACGCCGCTGATCGGCACCGTGCTCGCGCATCGCTATCCGGGCGCCTGGTGGCCGCTGGCCGTGTTCTACAGCGTGCTGGCCGGGATTTCGCTGGTGTGCATCGGCACGCTGGAACGCCGCAAGCAGGGCACGACGCAGGCGGCCGTCGAAGCAGCGTAA
- a CDS encoding CaiB/BaiF CoA transferase family protein — MTASSSTKSAQSTPRTQGALQGIKVIDLSRVLGGPYCTQALADHGAQVIKLEPPDGDETRGWGPPFYGDTAWYFAGVNRNKQGIAVDLSRDEGRAILWKLLEDADVLVENFKPGTLARWGMDYERDLRERFPTLIHCAVSGFGPDGPLGGLPGYDAAIQAMTGLMSVNGELDGPATRVGLPVVDMVTGLNALAGILLALAERTTSGRGQSIDIALYDCGVSLLHPHLPNYFGSGRTPQRSGNAHPNITPYDSYRTASAPIFLAVGNDRQFARLCAHLGAPELADDPRYVDNRSRCAHREPLKAALENLLAGHDCEPLAQALINAGVPCGPVQTVDVVARHPHTLHRGMVVELGDYRGTASPIKLSRTPATYRSAPPALGGDTRAVLDGLGIDAATQQRLFEAGVLRGEMPKGHEPEGGVLEARKHESDAPEPDLPEPAALNVSPPG, encoded by the coding sequence ATGACGGCGTCCAGTAGTACAAAGAGCGCACAAAGCACGCCACGCACCCAGGGCGCCCTGCAAGGCATCAAGGTCATCGACTTGAGCCGCGTACTCGGTGGCCCGTACTGCACGCAAGCGCTAGCCGATCACGGCGCCCAGGTGATCAAACTCGAACCCCCCGACGGCGACGAAACCCGCGGCTGGGGCCCGCCGTTCTACGGTGACACCGCGTGGTATTTCGCGGGCGTCAACCGCAACAAGCAGGGCATTGCCGTCGACCTGTCACGCGACGAAGGCCGCGCGATCCTGTGGAAGCTGCTGGAAGACGCCGACGTGCTGGTCGAAAACTTCAAACCCGGCACACTCGCGCGCTGGGGCATGGACTACGAACGCGACCTGCGCGAGCGTTTTCCAACACTGATTCACTGCGCGGTCTCGGGCTTCGGCCCCGATGGTCCACTCGGCGGCTTACCCGGCTACGACGCCGCCATCCAGGCGATGACCGGCCTGATGAGCGTGAACGGCGAACTTGACGGACCGGCCACGCGCGTCGGCCTGCCGGTCGTCGACATGGTCACGGGCCTGAATGCGCTCGCGGGCATTCTGCTCGCGCTCGCCGAACGCACGACCAGCGGACGCGGCCAGTCGATCGATATCGCGTTGTACGACTGCGGCGTGTCGCTGCTGCATCCGCATCTGCCGAACTATTTCGGCTCTGGCCGCACGCCGCAGCGCAGCGGCAACGCACATCCCAACATCACGCCATACGACAGCTATCGCACCGCGAGCGCGCCGATCTTTCTGGCGGTCGGCAACGACCGGCAGTTCGCGCGACTATGCGCGCATCTCGGCGCGCCCGAACTCGCCGACGATCCGCGCTATGTCGACAACCGTAGCCGCTGCGCGCATCGCGAGCCCTTGAAGGCGGCGCTCGAAAACCTGCTCGCCGGACACGACTGCGAGCCGCTCGCGCAGGCGCTGATCAACGCGGGCGTGCCCTGCGGTCCGGTGCAAACCGTCGACGTGGTCGCGCGCCATCCGCATACGCTGCATCGCGGGATGGTGGTCGAGTTGGGCGACTATCGCGGCACGGCGTCGCCGATCAAGCTGTCGCGCACGCCGGCCACGTATCGCAGCGCGCCACCGGCGCTCGGCGGCGACACGCGCGCGGTGCTGGACGGGTTGGGGATCGACGCAGCTACGCAGCAGAGATTGTTCGAGGCTGGTGTGTTGCGCGGCGAGATGCCGAAGGGCCATGAGCCCGAAGGCGGTGTGCTCGAAGCCCGCAAGCACGAAAGTGACGCTCCCGAGCCTGACCTGCCCGAACCCGCCGCGCTCAACGTGAGCCCACCCGGCTAG
- a CDS encoding acyl-CoA dehydrogenase family protein — protein sequence MSDITAQPAPGASNIPDSRGINFFTSDPDFAGLLKLHLGDTLYRELDSQLVELGQRASGELDIWALSADKNPPQLRHRTRRGEALQSIDKHPDYIALERVAYAELGLASLSHATREGQKTPPPLVKYALTFLFVQAEFGLCCPVSMTDSLTRTLRKFGAPELVARFLPRLASRDFDSLFQGAMFMTEQAAGSDVARIATRATLETDAQGEQTWRLHGDKWFCSNADADLAMVLARPDTAPAGINGLALFLLPKTLPDGSRNAYRIVRLKDKLGSRSMASGEIVLEGATAYLIGEVGRGFHQMADMINMSRLSNGVRAAGLMRRAVTEALHIARHREAFGRKLIDMPLMQRQLLKMMLPAEQARSMFMQIALLLDQADAGDHQAAKCVRILTPLIKFRACRDARRVTGDAMEVRGGTGYIEEWSDARLVRDAHLGSIWEGTSNIVALDIARAAKRDGALEPLRAYLLDRLGSAGLPATSLALLRATLTRACDALASVAEAGRDEWVRQAGTALYHASTAVLMACEGVRLAPDYRRLALSHLVVRHKLLPTDPLNPRSSADEPGVIDALVNGRNVTLEQALQVLPEGRA from the coding sequence ATGAGCGACATCACCGCGCAGCCGGCACCCGGCGCGTCCAATATTCCCGATAGCCGGGGCATCAATTTCTTCACCAGCGACCCCGATTTCGCGGGTCTGCTCAAACTGCATCTCGGCGACACGCTGTATCGGGAACTCGACAGCCAACTCGTCGAACTCGGCCAACGCGCGTCCGGTGAACTCGACATCTGGGCGCTGTCCGCCGACAAAAACCCGCCGCAATTGCGCCATCGCACACGGCGCGGCGAAGCGCTGCAAAGTATCGACAAGCATCCCGATTACATCGCGCTGGAACGTGTGGCGTACGCCGAGCTGGGACTCGCGTCGCTGAGCCACGCAACCCGCGAAGGCCAGAAAACGCCGCCGCCGCTCGTCAAATACGCGCTGACCTTCCTGTTCGTGCAGGCGGAATTCGGCCTGTGCTGTCCGGTGAGCATGACCGATTCGCTCACGCGCACGCTGCGCAAATTCGGCGCGCCTGAACTGGTCGCGCGGTTTTTACCGCGATTGGCGTCGCGCGATTTCGACTCGCTGTTTCAAGGCGCGATGTTCATGACGGAGCAGGCGGCAGGCTCCGACGTCGCGCGGATCGCGACGCGCGCTACGCTGGAAACGGATGCGCAGGGCGAACAAACATGGCGCCTGCACGGCGATAAATGGTTCTGCTCGAACGCCGACGCCGATCTCGCGATGGTGCTCGCGCGGCCCGATACCGCGCCGGCTGGCATCAACGGCCTCGCGCTGTTTCTGTTGCCGAAGACGCTGCCGGACGGCTCGCGCAACGCCTACCGGATCGTGCGGTTGAAGGACAAGCTCGGCAGCCGTTCGATGGCGAGCGGCGAGATCGTGCTGGAAGGCGCCACCGCGTATCTGATCGGCGAAGTAGGGCGCGGTTTTCATCAGATGGCCGACATGATCAACATGTCGCGTCTGTCGAACGGCGTGCGCGCGGCCGGCTTGATGCGGCGTGCCGTGACGGAAGCGCTGCATATCGCGCGTCATCGCGAAGCGTTCGGCCGCAAGCTGATCGATATGCCGCTGATGCAGCGTCAATTGCTCAAGATGATGCTGCCCGCCGAACAGGCGCGCTCGATGTTCATGCAGATCGCGCTGCTGCTCGACCAGGCCGATGCCGGCGACCATCAGGCGGCGAAATGCGTGCGCATTCTCACGCCCTTGATCAAATTCCGCGCCTGCCGTGACGCGCGCCGCGTGACCGGCGACGCCATGGAGGTGCGCGGCGGCACCGGTTACATCGAAGAATGGAGCGACGCACGGCTCGTGCGCGACGCGCATCTCGGCTCGATCTGGGAGGGCACCAGCAATATCGTCGCGCTCGACATCGCGCGCGCGGCGAAACGCGACGGCGCACTGGAACCGTTGCGCGCGTATCTGCTGGATCGGCTCGGCTCGGCGGGTTTGCCGGCGACGAGTCTCGCGTTGCTGCGCGCCACGCTGACGCGCGCCTGCGATGCGTTGGCGAGCGTCGCGGAAGCCGGCCGCGACGAATGGGTCCGGCAGGCGGGCACGGCGTTGTATCACGCGAGCACCGCGGTGTTGATGGCGTGCGAAGGCGTGCGGCTCGCGCCGGATTACCGGCGTCTTGCGCTGAGTCATCTGGTGGTGCGGCATAAGTTGTTGCCCACCGATCCGCTGAATCCGCGGAGTTCAGCCGATGAACCCGGCGTGATCGATGCGTTGGTGAACGGCCGCAACGTGACGCTCGAACAGGCGCTGCAGGTGTTGCCGGAAGGGCGCGCGTGA
- a CDS encoding LysR family transcriptional regulator, whose product MDLKQLRYFVAVAEELHFGRAAKRLFISQPALSFDIRKFEEQLGVQLLARTNKTVALTNAGQVLLGEARRLLLQASEAERITVRSAHGLAGRLRIGFVNSMLYRGMPQAVRRFEADYPGVEIVLKEMNTSEQVHAIQRMQIDMGCAHWGNFPSDVTSTPVFSEPFLICLPADHPLAKRRKVDLQALAQEPFILFPRTVSPHYHDLIIAQCVSAGFSPLIRHEARLWQTVVTMVGFGMGVALVPYTLRQIEDPRVCFLPLKGETLLSQVLLLRRSGDAEPVADRFVDYLRDSGSEPRKAAQAPSSRRPS is encoded by the coding sequence ATGGACCTGAAGCAATTGCGCTATTTCGTGGCGGTCGCCGAGGAACTGCATTTCGGCCGCGCGGCCAAGCGGCTGTTCATTTCGCAGCCCGCGCTCAGTTTCGACATTCGCAAGTTTGAAGAACAGCTTGGCGTGCAACTGCTCGCGCGCACCAACAAAACGGTGGCGCTGACCAATGCCGGTCAGGTGCTGCTCGGCGAGGCGCGGCGGCTGTTATTGCAGGCGAGCGAGGCGGAGCGCATTACGGTTCGCTCGGCGCATGGGCTCGCGGGCCGCCTCAGAATCGGCTTCGTGAATTCGATGCTGTACCGCGGCATGCCGCAGGCCGTGCGTCGATTCGAAGCCGATTACCCGGGCGTCGAAATCGTGCTGAAAGAGATGAACACGAGCGAACAGGTGCATGCAATCCAGCGGATGCAGATCGACATGGGCTGCGCGCATTGGGGCAATTTCCCGTCCGACGTGACTTCCACGCCGGTATTTTCCGAGCCGTTTCTGATTTGCCTGCCGGCCGATCATCCGTTGGCGAAGCGGCGCAAAGTGGATTTGCAGGCGCTGGCGCAGGAACCGTTCATTCTGTTTCCGCGCACCGTGTCGCCGCATTATCACGATCTGATCATCGCGCAGTGCGTGAGCGCCGGGTTCAGCCCATTGATCCGCCATGAAGCGCGTTTGTGGCAAACCGTCGTGACGATGGTCGGGTTCGGCATGGGCGTCGCGCTGGTGCCGTACACGTTGCGGCAGATCGAAGACCCGCGGGTGTGTTTTCTGCCCTTGAAGGGCGAGACGCTGCTATCGCAAGTCCTGCTGTTGCGCAGAAGCGGCGACGCGGAGCCGGTTGCCGACCGCTTCGTCGACTATCTGCGCGACAGCGGGAGCGAGCCGCGCAAAGCCGCTCAGGCGCCCTCTTCGCGGCGTCCTTCGTAG
- a CDS encoding single-stranded DNA-binding protein: MIDGLVGGRLYGEAQIRTGQNGRRFVTCKVRATTNDGDTIFVNVIAFDDDVQTALLALSDADSVALSGTLTPKVWTDKNGLVKPAVDMIAHRLLTAYEGRREEGA; encoded by the coding sequence ATGATCGATGGACTGGTGGGCGGGCGCTTGTATGGCGAAGCGCAGATTCGCACGGGGCAAAACGGCAGACGTTTCGTGACGTGCAAGGTACGGGCGACCACCAACGACGGCGACACGATTTTCGTCAACGTGATCGCGTTCGACGACGACGTGCAAACCGCGCTACTCGCGCTGAGCGATGCGGACAGCGTCGCGCTGAGCGGCACCTTGACGCCGAAGGTGTGGACCGACAAGAACGGGCTCGTCAAGCCGGCCGTGGACATGATCGCCCACCGCCTTCTGACCGCCTACGAAGGACGCCGCGAAGAGGGCGCCTGA
- a CDS encoding LysR family transcriptional regulator: MDRFEEMRVFVRIAERQSFTRAADDLQIPRATVTTLMKRMEQRLGARLLERTTRTVRLTPDGEAYYGRCVRLIADMEEAEGSFSNLAPKGLLRVNLQGTLARYFIVPALPAFLARFPDIELMIGEDDRYVDLVREGIDCVLRAGNLQDSSMIGRRVALLPQVTVASPAYLAAYGDPADPAALSTHRAVNYVSSATGKPVPLEFSVDGREVAMVLPSAVSVSGVELYTGSALAGLGIVQVPQYRVADELAARRLRIILADFPPPPMTVSVLYPQNRQLSSRVRVFAQWLREIFEASDVGA, translated from the coding sequence ATGGATCGTTTCGAGGAAATGCGCGTGTTCGTGCGGATCGCCGAGCGGCAAAGCTTCACGCGCGCGGCGGACGATCTGCAGATTCCGCGCGCCACCGTCACCACGCTGATGAAGCGCATGGAGCAGCGGCTCGGCGCGCGGCTGCTGGAGCGCACCACGCGCACGGTGCGGCTCACGCCCGACGGCGAAGCGTATTACGGCCGCTGCGTGCGGCTGATCGCCGATATGGAGGAGGCCGAAGGCTCGTTTTCGAACCTCGCGCCGAAAGGGCTGCTGCGGGTGAATCTGCAAGGCACGCTGGCGCGCTACTTCATCGTGCCGGCGCTGCCGGCGTTTCTCGCGCGTTTTCCCGATATCGAGCTGATGATCGGCGAGGACGATCGCTACGTCGATCTGGTGCGCGAAGGGATCGATTGCGTGCTGCGAGCGGGCAATCTGCAGGATTCGTCGATGATCGGGCGGCGCGTTGCACTGCTGCCGCAGGTGACGGTCGCGAGCCCCGCGTATCTGGCGGCTTATGGCGATCCGGCCGATCCGGCCGCGTTGTCCACGCATCGGGCGGTCAATTATGTGTCGAGCGCGACCGGCAAGCCGGTGCCGCTGGAGTTCAGCGTCGACGGCCGTGAGGTGGCGATGGTGTTGCCGTCAGCGGTCTCGGTGAGCGGCGTGGAACTCTATACGGGGTCGGCGCTTGCCGGGCTCGGCATCGTGCAGGTGCCGCAATACCGCGTGGCGGATGAACTGGCGGCGAGGCGCTTGCGGATCATTCTCGCGGACTTCCCGCCGCCGCCGATGACGGTGTCCGTGCTGTATCCGCAGAACCGTCAGTTGTCGTCGCGGGTGCGGGTGTTCGCGCAGTGGCTGCGCGAGATTTTCGAGGCGTCGGACGTCGGCGCGTGA
- a CDS encoding SDR family oxidoreductase: MNSTKNARVAIVTGASRGIGAAVAQRLANDGFAIVVNYASSSTEADALVAKLAAEGAKAIAVKADVSNPDDVRRLFESTEQQLGKVDLLVNNAGVFKPMPLADTTDAVYEQTFDINVRGTFNTLREAAKRMNDGGRIVNFSSTVLALNLPGYAIYTATKAAVEAFTQIFAKELRGRHITVNAVAPGPVATALFFEGKSDEQIQTYAKMPPLERLGEPDDIAAVVSFLASPDAGWVNGQTLRANGGLA, translated from the coding sequence ATGAACAGCACGAAAAACGCTCGCGTCGCTATCGTCACCGGCGCCTCGCGCGGCATTGGCGCGGCGGTCGCGCAACGCCTCGCGAACGACGGTTTCGCGATCGTCGTCAATTACGCGTCGAGTTCGACCGAAGCCGACGCGCTCGTCGCCAAACTTGCGGCAGAAGGCGCCAAAGCCATCGCGGTGAAAGCCGACGTATCGAATCCCGACGACGTGCGCCGCCTGTTCGAGAGCACCGAACAGCAATTGGGCAAAGTGGATCTGCTGGTCAACAACGCCGGCGTGTTCAAGCCCATGCCGCTCGCCGACACCACCGACGCCGTGTACGAGCAGACCTTCGACATCAACGTGCGCGGCACCTTCAACACGTTGCGCGAAGCGGCCAAACGCATGAACGACGGCGGTCGCATCGTCAATTTTTCGAGCACGGTGCTCGCGCTGAATCTGCCGGGCTACGCGATCTACACCGCGACCAAGGCGGCGGTCGAAGCGTTCACGCAGATCTTCGCGAAGGAACTGCGCGGCCGTCACATCACCGTCAACGCGGTCGCGCCGGGGCCGGTCGCGACGGCACTGTTCTTCGAAGGCAAGAGCGACGAGCAGATCCAGACCTACGCGAAAATGCCGCCGCTGGAACGCCTCGGCGAGCCGGACGATATCGCAGCGGTGGTCTCGTTCCTCGCGAGTCCGGACGCAGGTTGGGTCAACGGTCAGACGTTGCGCGCCAACGGCGGTTTGGCCTGA
- a CDS encoding aldo/keto reductase, translating to MEYRHLGASGFKVPVLSFGTGTFGGKGEFFEAWGTSDVAEARRLIDICFDAGVTMFDTADIYSNGASESVLGEALKGKRDKAIISTKATFRFDDSPNNVGSSRFHLIQAVDAALKRLQTDYIDLFQLHGFDAKTPIAEVMSTLDDLVRAGKIRYTGVSNFSGWHLMKSQDVADRYGYPRYVANQAYYSLVGRDYEWELMPLGIDQGVGAVVWSPLGWGRLTGKIKRGQALPETSRLHKTADMGPPVPEEYLFRVLDAIDEVAAETGKTVPQIALNWLLQRPTVSTVLIGARNEEQLRQNLGAVGWNLTPEQMAKLDAASAVRPAYPYWHQEGFTERNPKAV from the coding sequence ATGGAATACAGACATCTGGGTGCATCCGGTTTCAAGGTGCCGGTACTGAGTTTCGGCACGGGCACATTCGGCGGCAAGGGCGAGTTCTTCGAAGCGTGGGGCACCAGCGACGTCGCTGAAGCGCGTCGTCTGATCGACATCTGCTTCGACGCGGGCGTCACCATGTTCGATACCGCCGACATCTATTCGAACGGCGCATCGGAATCGGTGCTCGGCGAGGCGCTCAAGGGCAAGCGCGACAAGGCGATCATCTCGACCAAGGCGACCTTCCGTTTCGACGACAGTCCGAACAACGTCGGCTCGTCGCGTTTTCATCTGATTCAGGCGGTCGACGCCGCGCTCAAGCGTCTGCAGACCGACTACATCGACCTGTTCCAGTTGCACGGTTTCGACGCGAAAACGCCGATCGCCGAAGTGATGTCCACGCTCGACGATCTGGTGCGCGCCGGCAAGATCCGCTACACCGGCGTGTCGAATTTTTCGGGCTGGCATCTGATGAAGTCGCAGGACGTCGCGGACCGCTACGGCTATCCGCGCTATGTCGCGAATCAGGCGTATTACTCGCTGGTGGGCCGCGATTACGAGTGGGAGTTGATGCCGCTCGGCATCGATCAGGGCGTCGGCGCGGTGGTGTGGAGTCCGCTCGGTTGGGGGCGTCTCACCGGCAAGATCAAGCGCGGCCAGGCGCTGCCCGAAACCAGCCGCCTGCATAAAACCGCCGACATGGGGCCGCCGGTGCCGGAAGAGTATCTGTTCCGCGTGCTCGACGCGATCGACGAGGTCGCGGCCGAAACCGGCAAGACCGTGCCGCAGATTGCGCTGAACTGGCTGTTGCAGCGGCCGACGGTGTCGACGGTACTGATCGGCGCGCGCAACGAGGAACAGTTGCGGCAGAACCTCGGCGCGGTGGGCTGGAATCTGACGCCTGAACAAATGGCGAAGCTCGACGCGGCGAGCGCCGTGCGTCCCGCTTATCCTTACTGGCATCAGGAAGGGTTCACGGAGCGCAATCCGAAGGCGGTTTAA